The Mycolicibacterium boenickei genome has a segment encoding these proteins:
- a CDS encoding BlaI/MecI/CopY family transcriptional regulator: MRVRGFGELEADIMDRIWNRGDAAVTVRDVFDELAEERRIAYTTVMSTMDNLHTKGWLERDRDGRAYRYWPTLNREQHSAQLMREALDGGGRSDLVLSYFIEQIDPEDSDRLRAALRTLARRSTKAKKR, translated from the coding sequence GTGCGCGTACGAGGATTCGGCGAACTGGAAGCCGACATCATGGACCGCATCTGGAACCGCGGCGATGCGGCGGTCACGGTGCGCGACGTCTTCGACGAGCTCGCCGAGGAGCGCCGGATCGCCTACACCACGGTGATGTCGACGATGGACAATTTGCACACCAAGGGTTGGCTGGAACGCGACCGCGACGGGCGCGCCTACCGGTATTGGCCGACGTTGAACCGCGAGCAGCACTCGGCTCAGTTGATGCGCGAGGCACTGGACGGTGGCGGCCGTTCTGATCTGGTGCTCAGCTACTTCATCGAGCAGATCGACCCAGAGGACTCGGATCGATTGCGGGCCGCGCTACGCACGCTGGCTCGGCGCTCGACCAAGGCGAAGAAGCGGTGA
- a CDS encoding TetR/AcrR family transcriptional regulator, with translation MARAPVGRQQLIDAARAELVDGNGSFELSGLTRRTGLSTGALYHHFGSKSGLLTAIYDGFYDGLRHAIADGHLPHGDWATRERDRTHRFVAYHLADPLAPILLNRTAGDPQLTELEAAYIHDLIDNAAANIRHGQQIGELPTDLEADTAGAYVIGGLRHGIARQLRAAPTPSADEATRTLWRFTAAVLGIS, from the coding sequence ATGGCACGCGCCCCGGTCGGTCGTCAACAACTGATCGACGCCGCGCGCGCCGAACTCGTCGACGGAAACGGCAGCTTCGAACTCAGCGGGCTGACTCGTCGCACCGGGCTGAGCACCGGGGCGCTCTACCACCACTTCGGCTCGAAAAGTGGACTGCTGACCGCGATCTATGACGGCTTCTACGACGGACTACGCCACGCGATCGCCGATGGCCACCTTCCCCACGGCGATTGGGCCACGCGCGAACGCGACCGCACCCACCGCTTCGTCGCCTATCACCTCGCTGATCCGCTGGCGCCGATCCTGCTCAACCGCACCGCCGGCGATCCGCAACTGACCGAACTCGAAGCGGCCTACATTCACGACCTCATCGACAACGCCGCCGCAAATATCCGCCACGGACAGCAAATCGGCGAGCTGCCAACCGATTTGGAGGCCGACACCGCGGGCGCCTACGTCATCGGCGGCCTGCGCCACGGCATCGCGCGGCAGCTCCGAGCCGCCCCGACACCGAGCGCCGACGAGGCAACCCGGACACTCTGGCGCTTTACCGCCGCGGTTCTCGGCATCTCGTAG
- a CDS encoding NADP-dependent oxidoreductase, translating to MTDAARRQNRQILLRRRPDGLVSPDDTEMVTTPAPVPADGEALLRTTYVGIDAAARTWLDGEPGYLPPLELGEVVRVAGIGEVVETRCDAYKVGDLVTTLTGLQDYAIIRDDLFSTPVVGYTDPLAVMSIYGPTGATAYFGMKGVGNPQAGETVVVSAAAGATGSVAGQIAKIAGARVVGIAGGPEKCRVVVEEFGFDACVDYKAGDLTAALKEACPGGINVYFDNVGGDILNAVLANLAHKARVVMCGIISSYLNGEHPGPSNYVNLLATASTMQGFIALEEWARFDEAFAALQGWEKEGLLVHRETVYEGLESSIDALNGLFNGANIGKMLVKINEPEI from the coding sequence TTGACTGACGCCGCGCGCCGCCAGAACCGCCAGATCCTGTTGCGTCGCCGCCCGGATGGGCTGGTCTCTCCCGACGACACCGAGATGGTCACCACGCCGGCGCCGGTACCGGCTGACGGCGAGGCGCTGCTGCGGACCACCTATGTCGGCATCGACGCGGCGGCCCGCACGTGGCTGGACGGCGAGCCCGGCTACCTGCCGCCCCTCGAGCTGGGCGAGGTGGTGCGCGTGGCGGGAATCGGCGAGGTCGTCGAGACACGTTGTGACGCCTACAAGGTCGGTGACCTCGTGACCACCCTGACCGGCCTGCAGGATTACGCGATCATCCGCGACGACCTGTTCAGCACACCGGTGGTCGGTTACACCGATCCGCTGGCGGTGATGTCGATCTACGGGCCGACGGGCGCGACGGCCTACTTCGGGATGAAAGGCGTCGGCAATCCGCAGGCCGGCGAGACCGTCGTCGTCTCGGCAGCCGCGGGCGCCACCGGGTCGGTGGCCGGTCAGATCGCCAAGATCGCCGGTGCCCGGGTGGTCGGCATCGCGGGCGGCCCCGAGAAATGTCGGGTCGTGGTCGAGGAATTCGGTTTCGACGCCTGCGTCGACTACAAGGCCGGCGATCTGACCGCCGCGCTCAAGGAAGCATGCCCGGGCGGCATCAACGTCTACTTCGACAACGTGGGCGGCGACATTCTGAATGCCGTGCTGGCCAACCTCGCACACAAGGCGCGCGTGGTGATGTGCGGCATCATCTCGAGCTACCTGAACGGCGAGCATCCGGGGCCGTCCAATTACGTCAACCTGCTTGCCACGGCCTCGACGATGCAGGGCTTCATCGCCCTCGAAGAGTGGGCGCGCTTCGATGAGGCATTCGCCGCACTGCAGGGTTGGGAGAAGGAGGGCCTGCTGGTGCATCGCGAAACCGTCTACGAGGGACTGGAATCCAGCATCGACGCCCTCAACGGTCTGTTCAACGGGGCCAACATCGGCAAGATGCTGGTGAAGATCAACGAACCCGAAATCTGA
- a CDS encoding M56 family metallopeptidase, which translates to MNIAAGLLIYSVAMVLLAPRLLGALTRAGSAPRWGVAAWLTAIVSVLATWIAVPVLVIGDVVFHNGQRGSLLTSCVELLCDIAAGRAGFAAQTSVVVVAVALVVVVAGFGVKASRAIRRMRIHADSHAQAVRLVGRPTGQRDVYVVDADESTAYCVAGAPPAIVVTTGAIAALDNDELQAVLAHERAHLDGHHPRIVTALRGLALVFPRVRLMTRGAADVARLLEMCADDAAARRFGEHTLLTGLMALAGATPVQALGAADVALLNRAERLALPPAPWTRLGARAGLFAATTVIALAPITTFALGASGLLCR; encoded by the coding sequence GTGAATATCGCCGCGGGCCTGCTGATCTACAGCGTGGCCATGGTGTTGTTGGCGCCGCGACTCCTCGGCGCCCTCACCCGTGCCGGCTCGGCCCCGAGGTGGGGCGTCGCGGCCTGGTTGACCGCCATCGTCAGCGTCCTGGCGACCTGGATCGCGGTTCCGGTACTGGTGATCGGCGATGTGGTGTTTCACAACGGTCAGCGCGGGTCGCTACTGACGTCTTGCGTGGAGTTGCTCTGCGACATCGCGGCCGGACGCGCCGGTTTCGCGGCGCAGACGTCGGTGGTGGTCGTCGCGGTCGCGTTGGTCGTGGTGGTTGCCGGTTTCGGGGTGAAGGCCTCGCGTGCCATTCGGCGCATGCGCATCCATGCTGACAGCCACGCTCAAGCTGTTCGGCTCGTGGGACGTCCGACTGGCCAGCGGGATGTCTACGTCGTCGATGCCGATGAGTCGACCGCGTACTGCGTGGCCGGCGCGCCGCCGGCGATCGTGGTCACCACCGGTGCAATCGCCGCCCTCGACAACGATGAGTTGCAAGCGGTTCTCGCGCATGAGCGGGCCCACCTGGACGGTCATCACCCGAGAATCGTGACGGCGCTGCGCGGGTTGGCCTTGGTGTTCCCTCGGGTCAGGCTGATGACCCGCGGTGCGGCCGATGTCGCCAGGCTGCTGGAAATGTGCGCCGACGATGCCGCGGCGCGCCGATTCGGGGAACACACGCTGCTGACCGGACTGATGGCTCTCGCCGGAGCCACGCCTGTGCAGGCTCTCGGCGCCGCCGACGTGGCGTTGCTGAACCGTGCCGAGCGTCTTGCGCTGCCACCCGCACCGTGGACCCGGCTGGGCGCGAGGGCAGGGCTATTCGCGGCAACGACCGTGATCGCTCTCGCCCCGATCACAACATTCGCGTTGGGCGCATCGGGTCTGCTGTGCCGATGA
- a CDS encoding TrpB-like pyridoxal phosphate-dependent enzyme has translation MTLHADAPHPDLVTVGVPTHWYNLAAELDQPIPPHLHPATKEPVGPDDLAALFPSGLIAQEVSTEPYIQIPEAVRDIYSMWRPSPLIRARRFEQALNTGAHIYVKYEGVSPVGSHKTNSAVAQAYYNSVDGVRKLTTETGAGQWGSALSFAGAQFGLEVEVWQVRASYESKPYRGHLIRTYGGTVHSSPSDLTAAGRAILAATPDTTGSLGMAVSEAVEVAAANADTRYALGSVLNHVVLHQSVIGLEAVAQLAAVEPDGADVVFGCAGGGSNLAGLAFPFLREKIHGRSNPKVVAAEPAACPSITQGEYRYDHGDVAGLTPLLKMHTLGMDFVPDPIHAGGLRYHGMAPALSHTVELGLVDGIAIGQHDAFSAGVLFARTQGIVPAPEATHAIAAAAAHVADDPAEQVVVIGLSGHGQLDLPAYAEFLDGAF, from the coding sequence ATGACGCTGCACGCCGACGCCCCCCACCCGGATCTGGTTACCGTCGGGGTGCCGACGCACTGGTACAACCTGGCGGCCGAGCTGGACCAGCCGATCCCACCTCACCTGCACCCGGCCACCAAGGAGCCGGTCGGCCCCGACGACCTCGCGGCGCTCTTCCCGAGCGGATTGATCGCGCAGGAAGTATCGACCGAGCCGTACATCCAGATCCCGGAGGCGGTGCGCGACATCTACTCGATGTGGCGTCCGTCGCCGCTGATCCGGGCCCGCCGGTTCGAGCAGGCGCTCAACACCGGAGCGCATATATACGTCAAGTACGAAGGCGTCAGCCCGGTCGGCAGTCACAAGACCAATTCCGCTGTGGCGCAGGCCTATTACAACAGCGTCGACGGTGTCCGGAAGCTGACCACCGAGACGGGCGCCGGGCAGTGGGGTAGCGCCCTGTCCTTCGCCGGGGCGCAGTTCGGCCTCGAGGTCGAGGTCTGGCAGGTCCGTGCGTCTTACGAGTCAAAGCCCTACCGCGGTCATCTGATTCGCACGTACGGCGGCACCGTGCATTCGAGCCCGTCGGACCTCACCGCGGCGGGGCGAGCGATTCTCGCGGCGACTCCGGACACCACAGGCAGCCTCGGGATGGCGGTGAGTGAGGCCGTCGAGGTGGCCGCTGCCAATGCGGACACCCGCTACGCCCTCGGCAGTGTGCTGAACCACGTGGTATTGCACCAGAGCGTGATCGGACTGGAAGCCGTTGCTCAGCTTGCCGCCGTCGAACCGGACGGTGCCGACGTGGTCTTCGGTTGCGCCGGTGGCGGATCCAACCTTGCGGGCCTGGCATTCCCGTTCCTGCGCGAGAAGATCCACGGACGATCGAACCCGAAGGTGGTCGCCGCGGAGCCGGCCGCATGCCCGTCGATCACGCAGGGGGAGTACCGCTACGACCACGGCGACGTGGCGGGCCTGACCCCGCTGCTCAAGATGCACACCCTGGGAATGGACTTCGTACCCGACCCGATTCATGCGGGTGGGTTGCGCTACCACGGTATGGCACCGGCGCTGAGCCATACCGTCGAACTCGGCCTGGTCGATGGCATCGCCATCGGTCAGCACGACGCTTTCTCGGCGGGTGTCCTGTTCGCCCGGACTCAGGGAATCGTGCCGGCTCCCGAGGCCACGCACGCGATCGCGGCGGCCGCCGCACATGTGGCCGATGACCCCGCCGAGCAGGTCGTGGTGATCGGGCTGTCGGGCCATGGCCAACTCGACCTACCGGCCTACGCGGAATTCCTGGACGGGGCCTTCTGA
- a CDS encoding TetR family transcriptional regulator yields the protein MTSNDVAPRRGRPPRIDKGAIVAAVRAIGSENVTMRRVAEHLGVSLPGLYHHVKNQDDLLRLVTESALVNSPPPRYTGQHWATWMRSYASYIRTVLASEPALVEKFVTGGVRDEMEMECNGDAVEALAQHGLAPDDAMAVWAAVSAMAIGSVTEAHREHLHAERGQPWLARIFKLLAKRPATDYPTLRAVAQSGYDPFSEDSFQQRMTMLLNGIAVQYGLPPEPAS from the coding sequence GTGACCTCCAACGATGTAGCGCCGCGCCGTGGCCGGCCGCCCCGCATCGACAAGGGTGCCATCGTCGCTGCGGTGCGAGCGATCGGCAGCGAGAACGTCACGATGCGGCGGGTCGCCGAGCATCTCGGAGTCAGCCTTCCCGGGCTGTACCACCACGTCAAGAATCAAGACGATCTGCTGCGCCTGGTCACCGAGAGCGCGCTGGTGAACTCACCGCCGCCGCGGTACACCGGTCAGCACTGGGCGACGTGGATGCGCAGTTACGCGTCCTATATCCGGACGGTGCTGGCCTCGGAGCCGGCTCTGGTCGAGAAGTTCGTGACGGGCGGGGTGCGCGACGAGATGGAGATGGAGTGCAACGGCGATGCGGTCGAAGCGCTCGCCCAGCACGGGTTGGCCCCCGACGACGCCATGGCCGTGTGGGCAGCGGTGAGCGCGATGGCGATCGGCAGCGTCACCGAAGCGCATCGCGAACACCTGCACGCCGAAAGAGGACAGCCGTGGCTGGCGCGGATCTTCAAACTCCTCGCCAAACGTCCCGCTACCGACTATCCGACCCTGCGCGCCGTCGCCCAGTCCGGTTATGACCCGTTCAGCGAAGACAGCTTCCAACAACGTATGACGATGTTGCTCAACGGTATTGCGGTGCAGTACGGACTGCCGCCCGAGCCCGCGAGCTAG
- a CDS encoding sodium/glutamate symporter, translating into MTTSWERLNDAQTVGLAFAILGAMFAVGWLVRRYVRPLRALFIPSSVIAGFVVLGLGPQVLGRLTGTNGLFPLAVEDVWRVLPGLLINVVFAAIMIGKTLPGVRQLWQATAPHALFGTFLSLGQFALGGLAVLAVLHPVFGLPMESGSLLEMSFAGGHGTIAGMGQLFTDAGSPDLVDIGLGLATISMITGVVVGSALVRWAIRSPKVTVLRQHAPTANDDYDIDRVPVAPSDERATPDDGIHGATFAFALISLALLVSVAILWAVRSVAHTFGSDIFDKFPLFPVAVVGGFIVQWLASRAGYAERIDKRAVKGISAVALDALLVCAIGTMSLATLGSNVPAVAIFTVIGVLWSVCALVWWGRMFHRRNWFEHAIADFGQSQGNVATGFMLADMVDPARKSSTANDYGYKQLLYEPLLGGGLLTALSVPLITEFGLISFTVVSAVGAVLVGVWGMRRRQVAVSAA; encoded by the coding sequence ATGACTACGTCGTGGGAGCGGTTGAACGATGCCCAGACTGTCGGCCTCGCATTCGCGATCCTCGGTGCCATGTTCGCGGTCGGTTGGCTGGTCCGTCGGTATGTGCGTCCACTGCGGGCATTGTTCATCCCGTCCAGCGTCATCGCCGGCTTCGTGGTGCTCGGCCTCGGGCCGCAGGTACTCGGTCGGCTGACGGGAACCAACGGGTTGTTTCCTCTGGCAGTCGAAGACGTCTGGAGGGTACTGCCCGGGCTCCTCATCAACGTGGTCTTCGCGGCCATCATGATCGGTAAGACGCTGCCGGGTGTGCGGCAGCTATGGCAGGCGACCGCGCCCCACGCCTTGTTCGGAACCTTCCTGTCTCTTGGGCAATTCGCCCTCGGTGGGCTAGCCGTGCTGGCAGTGCTGCACCCGGTGTTCGGGCTGCCGATGGAATCCGGCTCACTGCTGGAGATGTCGTTCGCGGGCGGTCACGGCACGATCGCGGGCATGGGGCAGCTCTTCACGGACGCCGGGTCCCCCGATCTCGTCGACATCGGCCTCGGGTTGGCGACGATCAGCATGATCACCGGCGTGGTTGTCGGGTCGGCATTGGTCCGCTGGGCCATTCGTAGCCCGAAAGTGACGGTGTTGCGGCAGCACGCGCCCACTGCGAACGATGACTACGACATCGACCGCGTACCCGTCGCGCCCAGCGATGAGCGTGCGACCCCAGACGACGGAATCCACGGCGCGACATTCGCGTTCGCTTTGATCTCGTTGGCGCTGCTGGTGTCCGTGGCGATCCTGTGGGCGGTGCGCTCCGTCGCGCACACCTTCGGATCGGACATCTTCGACAAGTTCCCGCTGTTCCCTGTCGCCGTCGTCGGCGGATTCATCGTGCAATGGCTGGCTTCCAGGGCCGGCTATGCCGAACGCATCGACAAACGAGCCGTGAAGGGCATTTCCGCGGTGGCCCTCGATGCACTCCTGGTCTGTGCGATCGGCACCATGTCCTTGGCAACGCTGGGTTCCAATGTGCCGGCCGTCGCTATTTTCACCGTGATCGGTGTGTTGTGGAGTGTGTGCGCGCTGGTGTGGTGGGGCCGGATGTTCCACCGGAGGAACTGGTTCGAGCATGCGATCGCCGACTTCGGGCAGTCGCAGGGCAACGTGGCAACAGGCTTCATGCTGGCCGACATGGTTGACCCGGCCCGAAAAAGCAGCACAGCCAACGACTACGGCTACAAACAGCTGCTGTACGAACCGCTGTTAGGCGGCGGTCTGCTCACCGCCCTGTCGGTACCGCTGATCACCGAATTCGGCCTGATCAGTTTCACGGTCGTCAGCGCCGTCGGCGCCGTGTTGGTCGGCGTCTGGGGTATGCGACGCCGTCAGGTAGCGGTATCGGCCGCGTAG
- a CDS encoding L,D-transpeptidase yields MQHRTRHLWITAIAAAVTVTASTVAGASALAEPAGPPQPVEPAPQFDPAPMPWLNPFGQAANVDVPAGQNPLPFSGEPPFLPPTFNPANGSTVGVAKPIYINFQRPIADRRLAEDSIHISSNPPVPGKFYWMSDSQVRWRPIDFWPSGTVVNIDAAGTRSSFRVGDALVATIDDDTHQMEIHRNGVLEKTFPVSLGKPGYETPNGTYYVLEKFADIIMDSSTYGVPVNSAEGYKLKVQNAVRLSNTGIFAHSAPWSVAAQGKRNVSHGCPNLSPANAQWFFDHFGSGDPVVVKNSVGVYNQNDGANDWQI; encoded by the coding sequence GTGCAACACCGCACCCGACACCTGTGGATCACCGCGATCGCGGCGGCCGTCACGGTCACCGCGTCCACCGTCGCCGGAGCTTCGGCACTGGCCGAGCCGGCGGGGCCGCCCCAGCCCGTCGAACCGGCTCCACAGTTCGACCCGGCACCGATGCCCTGGCTCAACCCCTTCGGTCAGGCAGCCAACGTTGATGTCCCGGCAGGGCAGAACCCCTTGCCGTTCAGTGGTGAGCCGCCATTCCTGCCACCGACGTTCAATCCGGCCAACGGGTCCACGGTTGGCGTCGCGAAGCCGATCTACATCAACTTCCAGCGGCCGATCGCCGACCGCCGGCTGGCCGAGGATTCGATTCACATCTCCTCGAACCCTCCGGTACCTGGAAAGTTCTACTGGATGAGTGACAGTCAGGTGCGTTGGCGGCCAATCGATTTCTGGCCCTCCGGCACCGTGGTGAACATCGACGCGGCGGGCACGAGGTCGAGTTTCAGAGTTGGCGACGCGCTGGTGGCCACCATCGACGACGACACTCATCAGATGGAGATCCACCGTAATGGCGTGCTGGAAAAGACCTTTCCCGTCTCGCTGGGGAAGCCGGGCTACGAAACCCCCAACGGCACTTACTACGTACTGGAGAAGTTCGCCGACATCATCATGGATTCGTCAACCTACGGGGTCCCGGTGAACTCGGCCGAAGGTTACAAACTCAAGGTGCAGAATGCCGTCCGCCTGAGCAACACGGGCATTTTCGCGCACAGCGCCCCATGGTCGGTCGCGGCCCAGGGCAAACGCAATGTGAGCCACGGCTGCCCCAACCTCAGCCCGGCGAACGCGCAATGGTTCTTCGACCACTTCGGCAGCGGCGATCCCGTCGTCGTCAAGAACTCCGTTGGCGTCTACAACCAAAACGACGGGGCGAACGACTGGCAGATCTGA
- a CDS encoding multicopper oxidase family protein, translated as MREIANRPRLSRRGFLAATAALSATAVAGCQRDAGATSTRVAPADAIAAAEARRPHTGRTVSTTLTAQRTRVDLGGTIADTVAYNDIVPGTLLRASVGDELEVTVRNRLARSTSVHWHGLALRNDMDGASPATPDIADGQDFTYRFSVPHPGTYWAHPHTGLDADTGLYFPLIVDDPKDPGRYDAEWVVMLDDWTDGVGPSPAQIYDRLRTPSGAGHGMPGMEGMPGMDHDAAMGPMGGRDGSPLGGDAGDVDYPLYVVNGRNAQNPTSFRARPGQRVRIRLINAGSDTAFRVALAGHRMTVTHTDGFPVVPGEVDAVLLGMGERYDVTITAGDGVFPLVAAAEGKGASTRALLVTADGSTPPPDYAPAELRGRLGTVSSFTATPEASFDWVGADTELPVELGGSMATYDWTINGRPFASAQPLTVRGGQRVAMTFRNSTMMWHPMHLHGHTFQVLGDDGRPGARKDTLVVRPMQRQRVIFAADNPGLWMLHCHNAYHQEAGMMTSLHYTS; from the coding sequence ATGCGTGAGATCGCCAACCGGCCGCGGCTCAGCCGCCGAGGATTCCTTGCGGCAACCGCCGCGCTGAGCGCTACAGCTGTCGCTGGGTGTCAGCGCGACGCCGGTGCCACATCGACCCGCGTCGCCCCTGCCGACGCGATCGCCGCGGCCGAAGCTCGTCGGCCGCACACCGGGCGCACCGTCTCCACCACACTGACCGCCCAGCGCACGCGGGTGGACCTCGGCGGCACGATTGCCGACACCGTTGCCTACAACGACATCGTGCCCGGAACTCTCCTGCGGGCGTCGGTCGGCGATGAACTTGAGGTCACCGTCCGCAACCGGCTCGCCCGCTCGACCTCGGTGCACTGGCACGGCCTGGCGCTTCGCAACGATATGGACGGCGCGTCGCCGGCCACCCCTGACATTGCCGATGGCCAGGACTTCACCTACCGGTTCTCGGTGCCTCACCCAGGGACGTATTGGGCACATCCGCACACCGGGCTCGACGCGGACACGGGCCTGTATTTCCCGCTGATCGTCGACGACCCGAAGGATCCGGGCCGATATGACGCCGAATGGGTGGTGATGCTCGACGATTGGACCGACGGCGTCGGCCCGAGCCCGGCGCAGATCTATGACAGACTGCGAACGCCGTCGGGAGCTGGGCACGGCATGCCGGGCATGGAGGGTATGCCGGGTATGGACCACGACGCCGCAATGGGGCCGATGGGCGGCCGGGATGGTTCACCCCTCGGCGGCGACGCCGGTGACGTCGACTACCCGTTGTACGTGGTCAATGGACGTAATGCGCAGAACCCCACCAGCTTCCGGGCTCGCCCGGGTCAACGGGTACGGATCCGGCTGATCAATGCCGGGTCCGACACCGCGTTCCGGGTCGCGTTGGCCGGACACCGCATGACCGTCACTCATACCGACGGATTCCCGGTGGTTCCCGGTGAAGTGGACGCGGTGCTGCTCGGGATGGGTGAGCGTTATGACGTGACGATCACGGCGGGGGACGGGGTGTTCCCGCTGGTCGCGGCTGCTGAGGGAAAAGGTGCGTCGACTCGGGCGCTGCTGGTGACCGCCGATGGTTCGACTCCTCCGCCCGACTACGCGCCGGCTGAGCTGCGTGGTCGGCTGGGCACGGTCAGTTCGTTCACCGCCACACCTGAAGCCAGTTTCGACTGGGTCGGCGCTGACACCGAACTCCCCGTGGAGCTGGGCGGCTCCATGGCAACGTATGACTGGACGATCAATGGCCGACCATTCGCGAGCGCGCAGCCCTTGACCGTGCGTGGAGGCCAACGGGTCGCAATGACATTCCGGAACTCGACGATGATGTGGCATCCGATGCATCTGCACGGACACACTTTTCAGGTGCTCGGTGACGACGGACGCCCGGGTGCGCGCAAAGACACCCTTGTCGTGCGCCCCATGCAGCGCCAGCGGGTGATCTTCGCAGCGGACAATCCCGGCTTATGGATGTTGCACTGCCACAACGCTTATCACCAGGAGGCCGGGATGATGACGAGCCTCCACTACACCAGCTGA
- the ripB gene encoding NlpC/P60 family peptidoglycan endopeptidase RipB → MLRAPIARAEPNAGQWDPTLPILLSAGAPGDPVAIANASLQASAFAAQTTFDMGRKFLGSLGLAPADAGGAAPILRGNRVYGRQAVEYVIRRAGTQLGVPYSWGGGSLTGPSRGVDSGAGTVGFDCSGLTRYAFAGVGVLLPRYSGDQYTAGRQLPPSQAKRGDLLFWGPGGGQHEALYLGNGQMIEAQQTGVPVKISPVRKSGMTPYVTRIIEY, encoded by the coding sequence ATGCTCAGAGCGCCGATCGCACGCGCAGAGCCGAACGCCGGCCAGTGGGACCCCACCCTCCCCATTCTGCTCAGCGCAGGTGCGCCCGGCGACCCGGTGGCGATCGCCAATGCGTCGCTACAGGCCAGCGCCTTTGCTGCACAGACGACGTTCGACATGGGGCGCAAGTTCCTCGGCAGCCTGGGACTCGCACCCGCGGACGCGGGCGGCGCCGCTCCCATACTCCGCGGGAATCGCGTGTACGGCAGGCAGGCGGTCGAGTACGTGATCCGTCGGGCTGGTACGCAACTCGGAGTTCCCTATTCCTGGGGAGGCGGAAGCCTGACCGGGCCCAGCCGTGGCGTGGACTCCGGTGCCGGCACAGTCGGTTTCGACTGCTCAGGCCTCACCCGTTACGCCTTCGCCGGCGTCGGTGTGCTGCTCCCCCGCTATTCGGGCGATCAGTACACCGCGGGCCGCCAGCTGCCTCCGTCGCAGGCAAAGCGCGGCGACCTCCTGTTCTGGGGACCCGGCGGTGGACAACACGAGGCGCTCTACCTCGGCAACGGGCAGATGATCGAGGCCCAGCAGACCGGTGTTCCGGTGAAGATCTCACCGGTCCGCAAATCGGGGATGACGCCCTATGTCACCCGCATCATCGAATATTGA
- a CDS encoding SDR family oxidoreductase, giving the protein MSAPRTPIDPDAPVLVTGASGYIGSWIVRSLLEAGHTVHGTVRNPQKASGLEHLHKLSADHPGRLKLFKADLLEPGSFDEAMAGCELVMHTAAPFLLSGYTDAQEALIRPALEGTRNVLDAVNRTDSVKRVVLTSSVVAIYGDACESRDVPGGVFTDEHWNTTSSVDHQPYPYSKTVAEQEAWKYQKVQDRWDMVTIHPGLVLGPSLTSASDSASLSTMKQFTDGTLLAGAPALTMGVVDVRDVADAHVRAGYTPEAHGRYIVNADSLTLLEIGKILRRRFGPFYPFPRMTAPKVVVKAIAPLAGLTREFVERNIGYPLVFDNSRSRDELGLAYRPAELTVTDHFQQMLDDGVVRRMPGS; this is encoded by the coding sequence ATGAGCGCACCCCGCACCCCGATCGACCCGGACGCGCCAGTGCTCGTGACGGGCGCCAGCGGCTACATCGGCAGTTGGATCGTCCGGTCGCTTCTCGAAGCCGGACACACCGTTCACGGCACAGTACGGAACCCGCAGAAGGCCTCCGGGCTGGAGCATCTCCACAAGCTCTCGGCCGATCATCCGGGCCGGCTGAAGCTGTTCAAAGCCGACTTGCTCGAGCCCGGCAGCTTCGACGAGGCGATGGCCGGGTGCGAACTCGTCATGCACACTGCCGCACCATTTCTGCTCTCCGGCTACACGGATGCGCAGGAAGCGCTGATCCGCCCCGCGCTGGAGGGCACCCGCAACGTGCTGGACGCGGTCAACCGCACCGACAGCGTCAAGCGCGTGGTGCTGACCAGCAGCGTGGTCGCGATCTACGGCGACGCCTGCGAGTCGCGCGATGTCCCCGGCGGCGTTTTCACCGACGAGCACTGGAACACCACCAGCAGTGTCGACCATCAGCCCTACCCCTACTCCAAGACCGTGGCGGAGCAGGAGGCGTGGAAATACCAAAAGGTTCAGGATCGCTGGGACATGGTCACCATCCACCCCGGCCTGGTGCTCGGCCCTTCCCTGACCAGTGCCAGCGACTCGGCCAGTCTGAGCACGATGAAGCAATTCACCGACGGCACCCTGCTGGCCGGAGCGCCTGCGTTGACCATGGGTGTGGTGGACGTGCGGGACGTAGCGGACGCCCACGTGCGGGCCGGGTACACCCCGGAGGCCCACGGCCGCTACATCGTCAACGCCGATTCCCTGACGCTGCTGGAGATCGGCAAGATCCTGCGCCGCCGGTTCGGTCCGTTCTACCCGTTCCCGAGGATGACCGCACCGAAGGTGGTCGTGAAGGCCATCGCTCCGCTTGCGGGGCTGACCCGGGAGTTCGTGGAGCGAAACATCGGATACCCGTTGGTGTTCGACAACAGTCGCAGCCGCGACGAGCTGGGGCTGGCGTACCGTCCGGCAGAGCTGACCGTGACGGATCACTTCCAGCAGATGCTCGACGACGGAGTCGTCCGCCGAATGCCCGGCAGCTAG